One part of the Futiania mangrovi genome encodes these proteins:
- a CDS encoding 5-bromo-4-chloroindolyl phosphate hydrolysis family protein: protein MPELYTGDRARTLASNAVWLHLLPLPLIFAALGSLAGGRLGELALEVCGFVGLMAGAILVRQGLVRERDYNRRTVARAPRLPRKLLGAALYGVSTGAVVLATGMGLSVAAVAASGAALGVAFVYGLDPRRDKAVQGAGGVTTAEVEETVRTALAKIAGIDAAARQIGNMELRARLGRIASRARDIVGVLESDPKDIRRARKFLHVYLDGARDVAAKYAATHARVESGELEENFRRVLEGMEKTFEAQHMRLLADDVNDLDVDLEVLRLRLKEEGVV from the coding sequence ATGCCTGAACTCTACACCGGCGACAGGGCGCGCACGCTGGCCAGCAACGCGGTCTGGCTGCACCTGCTGCCCTTGCCCCTGATCTTCGCGGCGCTGGGATCGCTTGCCGGCGGGCGGCTGGGTGAGCTTGCGCTGGAGGTGTGCGGTTTCGTGGGCCTGATGGCGGGCGCGATCCTCGTGCGCCAGGGGCTCGTGCGGGAGCGCGACTACAACCGGCGAACCGTCGCCCGCGCCCCGCGCCTTCCGCGCAAGCTGCTGGGAGCCGCCCTCTACGGCGTGTCCACCGGGGCGGTCGTCCTGGCGACGGGCATGGGCCTGAGCGTGGCCGCGGTGGCGGCATCGGGCGCGGCGCTGGGCGTCGCGTTCGTCTATGGCCTCGATCCGCGCCGAGACAAGGCGGTGCAGGGTGCAGGCGGCGTCACCACGGCGGAGGTCGAGGAGACGGTCAGGACCGCGCTGGCCAAGATCGCGGGCATCGACGCCGCGGCCCGGCAGATCGGCAACATGGAGTTGCGTGCCCGCCTCGGCCGGATCGCGTCGCGTGCCCGGGACATCGTGGGCGTGCTCGAGAGCGACCCGAAGGACATCCGCCGCGCGCGCAAGTTCCTGCATGTCTACCTGGACGGCGCGCGCGATGTCGCCGCCAAGTACGCCGCCACCCATGCGCGTGTCGAGAGCGGGGAACTGGAGGAGAATTTCCGCCGTGTGCTCGAAGGCATGGAAAAGACGTTCGAGGCGCAGCATATGCGGCTTCTGGCTGACGACGTGAACGACCTCGACGTCGACCTCGAGGTGTTGCGGCTGAGGCTCAAGGAGGAAGGCGTCGTCTGA
- the rodA gene encoding rod shape-determining protein RodA, with the protein MALTRVQDDRTIGARLLEVNWGLLLLLCTAAAIGTAMLFSAADGSFSPWAGRHILRFSVFLGLAVAIAVIDIRFWMKLAYPAYLVALVLLIGVEVAGVRGKGAERWIDLGVLQLQPSEIMKIALVMALARYYHGVPYDRIRSPLTLVVPALMVLAPVALVLRQPDLGTALLLVFEGTALVLAAGASIWLFVAAGAAAAGFAPIAWSYLKDYQKDRILTFLDPERDPMGAGYHIIQSKIAFGSGGVWGRGYMQGPQSQLDFLPEKQTDFVFTMIAEELGMVGGLCVLALYLLIVAYAIAIALQVRHVFGRLLALGVSVVMFLYVSINTAMVMGLIPVVGVPLPLISYGGTSMLTVMTGFGLLMSAYVWRNVEIPRYQSRL; encoded by the coding sequence ATGGCGCTCACCCGCGTTCAGGACGACCGGACGATTGGCGCCCGCCTGCTGGAGGTGAACTGGGGCCTGCTGCTGCTGTTGTGCACCGCCGCCGCCATCGGCACGGCGATGCTGTTTTCGGCGGCGGACGGCAGCTTCTCTCCCTGGGCCGGGCGGCACATCCTGCGTTTCTCGGTGTTCCTGGGCCTGGCGGTCGCGATTGCCGTCATCGACATCCGCTTCTGGATGAAGCTTGCGTATCCGGCCTATCTCGTGGCGCTGGTCCTGCTGATCGGTGTGGAGGTCGCGGGCGTGCGCGGCAAGGGTGCCGAGCGCTGGATAGACCTCGGCGTGCTTCAGCTTCAGCCGTCCGAGATCATGAAGATCGCGCTCGTGATGGCGCTTGCGCGCTATTATCACGGGGTACCCTACGACCGCATCCGCAGCCCGCTGACGCTCGTTGTCCCGGCGCTGATGGTGCTCGCGCCCGTGGCGCTGGTGCTGCGCCAGCCCGATCTCGGCACAGCGCTGCTGCTGGTGTTCGAAGGGACGGCGCTGGTGCTGGCGGCGGGCGCAAGCATCTGGCTTTTCGTTGCTGCCGGTGCAGCCGCGGCGGGCTTCGCACCGATCGCCTGGAGCTACCTGAAGGACTATCAGAAGGACCGGATCCTCACCTTCCTCGATCCCGAGCGCGACCCGATGGGGGCGGGCTATCACATCATCCAGTCGAAGATCGCCTTCGGGTCCGGCGGCGTCTGGGGCCGCGGCTACATGCAGGGGCCGCAGAGCCAGCTCGACTTCCTGCCCGAGAAGCAGACCGACTTCGTCTTCACGATGATCGCGGAGGAACTGGGCATGGTCGGGGGCTTGTGCGTGCTCGCCCTCTATCTGCTGATCGTCGCCTATGCAATCGCGATCGCGCTTCAGGTGCGGCACGTCTTCGGCCGGCTGCTGGCGCTTGGCGTCAGCGTCGTGATGTTCCTCTACGTCTCGATCAACACGGCGATGGTCATGGGGTTGATCCCGGTGGTCGGGGTGCCGCTGCCGCTTATATCCTACGGCGGAACGTCTATGCTCACCGTGATGACGGGTTTCGGTTTGCTCATGAGTGCCTATGTCTGGCGCAACGTCGAGATTCCGAGGTATCAATCTCGCCTGTGA
- a CDS encoding toxic anion resistance protein: protein MADRIETAETELRDALAPLSEIKAEIVPAEATPEENARIAQIAAAIDLSNSNAIVTFGAEAQEKLTDISDQMLGDVRNKDTGPAGDAIRRVVTAMRGFDVEGLKNKQGWLARLFRLADPLVQFAQKFEGVQKQIDTITIELEGHKTKLMKDVVALDRLYDATRDYYHELALYIAAGEQRLATLDKEELPALEAAAKASGEMLDAQKVRDLRAARDDLERRVHDLKLTRQVTMQSMPSIRLVQENDKGLITKINSTIANTVPLWKQQIAQALTIQRSRQAAASVKQATDLTNELLTATSETLGIANREVRTQLERGIVDIETLKKANDALIGTINDALNIADEGRKKRAEAETQLKVMEEELKRTLAAAKARTGTGS, encoded by the coding sequence ATGGCTGACCGGATCGAAACCGCCGAGACGGAGTTGCGCGACGCGCTGGCTCCGCTGTCCGAGATCAAGGCCGAGATCGTCCCTGCCGAGGCGACGCCGGAAGAGAACGCGCGCATCGCCCAGATCGCCGCGGCCATCGACCTGAGCAACTCCAACGCCATCGTGACCTTCGGGGCAGAGGCGCAGGAGAAGCTGACCGACATCTCCGACCAGATGCTGGGCGACGTGCGGAACAAGGACACCGGGCCCGCGGGCGACGCGATCCGCCGCGTTGTCACCGCGATGCGCGGCTTCGACGTCGAAGGGCTGAAGAACAAGCAGGGCTGGCTTGCCCGGCTGTTCCGCCTCGCCGACCCGCTGGTCCAGTTCGCCCAGAAGTTCGAAGGCGTGCAGAAGCAGATCGATACGATCACGATCGAGCTGGAAGGCCACAAGACCAAGCTGATGAAGGATGTGGTCGCGCTCGACCGGCTCTACGACGCGACGCGCGACTATTACCACGAGCTTGCGCTCTACATTGCGGCGGGCGAGCAGCGGCTGGCCACCCTCGACAAGGAGGAGCTGCCGGCGCTGGAGGCGGCGGCGAAAGCCTCGGGAGAGATGCTGGACGCGCAGAAGGTGCGCGACCTGCGCGCCGCGCGCGACGACCTGGAGCGGCGCGTCCACGACCTGAAGCTGACCCGCCAGGTCACGATGCAGTCCATGCCGTCGATCCGCCTCGTGCAGGAGAACGACAAGGGCCTCATCACCAAGATCAACTCGACCATCGCCAACACGGTCCCGCTGTGGAAGCAGCAGATCGCGCAGGCCCTGACCATCCAGCGCTCGCGCCAGGCGGCGGCGAGCGTGAAGCAGGCGACGGACCTGACGAACGAGCTTCTGACCGCGACGTCGGAGACACTGGGGATCGCCAACCGCGAGGTGCGCACGCAGCTTGAGCGCGGCATCGTCGACATCGAGACGCTGAAGAAGGCGAACGACGCGCTGATCGGCACCATCAACGACGCGCTCAACATCGCCGACGAGGGGCGCAAGAAGCGGGCCGAGGCCGAGACGCAGTTGAAGGTCATGGAAGAGGAACTGAAGCGCACGCTCGCCGCCGCGAAGGCGCGCACGGGAACGGGCAGCTGA